A genomic segment from Streptomyces antibioticus encodes:
- a CDS encoding ATP-dependent Clp protease proteolytic subunit → MTTTTPLAPRAEEGDTAPTRFDDHLAAQLLGQRIVLLGTQVDEVSANRVCAQLLVLSAEDPRTDIALYINSPGGSVHAGLAIYDTMRLIPNDVSTLAMGFAASMGQFLLCVGTPGKRFALPNARIMMHQPSAGIGGTTADIEIQAENLEFTKRTIERITAEHTGRSPETVSRDGDRDRWFTAEEAREYGMVDRVVESLADVRPASARRRAGL, encoded by the coding sequence ATGACCACCACGACCCCGCTCGCGCCACGGGCCGAGGAGGGCGACACCGCGCCCACCCGGTTCGACGACCATCTCGCCGCCCAACTGCTCGGGCAGCGCATCGTCCTGCTCGGCACCCAGGTCGACGAGGTCTCCGCCAACCGGGTCTGCGCGCAGTTGCTCGTCCTGTCGGCGGAGGACCCGCGCACCGACATCGCCCTGTACATCAACAGCCCGGGCGGGTCGGTCCACGCGGGTCTGGCCATCTACGACACCATGCGGCTGATCCCCAACGACGTCTCGACGCTCGCCATGGGGTTCGCGGCCAGCATGGGACAGTTCCTGCTCTGCGTCGGCACGCCGGGCAAGCGGTTCGCGCTGCCGAACGCGCGGATCATGATGCACCAGCCGTCGGCCGGGATCGGCGGCACCACCGCGGACATCGAGATCCAGGCGGAGAACCTGGAGTTCACCAAGCGGACCATCGAGCGGATCACCGCGGAGCACACCGGCCGCTCCCCGGAGACCGTCTCCCGCGACGGCGACCGCGACCGCTGGTTCACGGCCGAGGAGGCCAGGGAGTACGGCATGGTGGACCGGGTGGTGGAGTCGCTCGCCGACGTCCGCCCGGCCTCCGCGCGGCGACGGGCGGGGCTGTGA
- a CDS encoding ClpP family protease: protein MGTYTIPNVVERTPRGERSYDVFSRLLSERIIFIGTEIDDGVANVVIAQLLHLESEAPDQEIAIYLNSPGGSFTSLMAIYDTMTFVQSPVSTCCVGQAASTAAVLLAGGDPGRRFVLEHARVLLGQPASGGSRGTVSDLALQAHEMIRIRAQVEEVLARHTRHDIATLRADMDRDKVFTAREAVAYGLADEVLKRRPGGV, encoded by the coding sequence ATGGGGACCTACACGATTCCGAACGTCGTCGAGCGCACCCCGCGGGGCGAGCGGTCCTACGACGTGTTCAGCCGGCTGCTGTCCGAGCGGATCATCTTCATCGGCACCGAGATCGACGACGGCGTCGCCAATGTCGTCATCGCGCAACTCCTCCATCTGGAGTCGGAGGCACCCGACCAGGAGATCGCCATCTACCTCAACTCCCCCGGCGGCTCGTTCACCTCGCTGATGGCGATCTACGACACGATGACGTTCGTGCAGTCGCCCGTCTCCACCTGCTGTGTGGGGCAGGCGGCGTCCACGGCGGCCGTCCTGCTGGCGGGCGGTGACCCGGGGCGGCGGTTCGTGCTGGAGCACGCGCGGGTGCTGCTGGGGCAGCCGGCCAGCGGCGGCAGCCGGGGCACGGTCTCCGACCTGGCCCTCCAGGCCCACGAGATGATCCGGATCCGCGCCCAGGTGGAGGAGGTGCTCGCCCGGCACACCCGCCACGACATCGCCACCCTGCGCGCGGACATGGACCGCGACAAGGTGTTCACCGCGCGGGAGGCGGTGGCGTACGGACTGGCCGACGAGGTGCTGAAACGGCGTCCGGGCGGCGTCTGA
- a CDS encoding helix-turn-helix domain-containing protein encodes MTEPTTKPNTPREPLWRDLVGDVLRRERQAQDRTLKDVADEARISLPYLSEVERGRKEASSEVLAAAAQALGLSLGDLLARAHGELTRATGRRPARIRTTTAVPLRTTTAVPFRTTTTRASHDGLCLAA; translated from the coding sequence GTGACCGAACCGACGACGAAGCCGAACACCCCGAGAGAGCCGCTCTGGCGCGACCTGGTCGGAGACGTCCTGCGCCGTGAACGCCAGGCGCAGGACCGCACGTTGAAGGACGTCGCGGACGAGGCCCGGATCTCGCTGCCCTATCTGTCGGAGGTGGAGCGCGGCCGCAAGGAGGCGTCCTCGGAGGTCCTCGCGGCCGCCGCCCAGGCCCTCGGCCTGAGCCTCGGCGACCTGCTGGCCCGGGCGCACGGCGAACTCACCCGCGCAACCGGCCGCCGGCCCGCCCGGATCCGTACGACGACCGCCGTACCGCTGCGTACGACGACCGCCGTGCCGTTCCGTACGACGACGACGCGCGCGTCGCACGACGGGCTGTGCCTGGCCGCCTGA